CCGAGCCCAGTCTGAAAGAGGAACCACTCGAGCCCGATACGGAGCATCGCCAGCGTCTTGGTGGCGCTGTAGAGGGTGATGGGCTGGGTGGAAGCGACCTGCACATAGAGCTCGAGATGGTCCTGCAGATTGGCGCCCACCCCCGGAACATCGGCGATGACGGCAATGTCGTGCGCGCCGAGATGATCGGCCCTGCCGATGCCCGACAGCATCAGGAGCTGCGGGGTGTTGATGGCGCCGCCGGCGAGGATGACCTCCCGCTCGGCCCGCGCCCGGCGCGTGCTGCCGTCCTTGGCGTATTCGATGCCGATCGCGCGTCCGCCCTCGAACAGGATCCGGGTCGCCAGCGCCTTCACCTCGACCAGCAGGTTCCGACGCTTCAAGGCCGGTCTCAGATAGGCCTGCGCCGCGCTCCAGCGCCGGCCGCGGTGAATGGTCATGTCCATTCGCCCGAAGCCTTCCTGCTGGTAGCCGTTCATGTCGGCGGTGAGGGGGTATCCCGCTTCCAGCCCGGCGTGGATGAAGGCATCGAACAAGGGGTTGCGGCTGGACCCGGTCGAGACATTGAGCGGCCCGTCGCCGCCGCGATAGGCATCGGCGCCGAGCGCCCTGGTCTCGGCCCGCCTGAAGTAGGGCAGCAGCTCGGCGTAGGACCAGCCGGAGAGACCGCCCGCCGCCCAGCGGTCATAGTCGTCGGCGTGGCCGCGCACATAGACCATGGCATTGAGGGAGGAAGAGCCGCCGAGCACGCGACCCCTGGGCCAATAGAGCCGCCTCCCATCCATATGGGGCTGCGGCTCGGTCTCGTAGAACCAGTTGTAGCGGTCGTCGGCGAGGTTGTAGGTGAGTGCAGCGGGCATGTGGATCTTCCAGGTCCAATCCCTGGGACCCGCCTCCAGCAGCAGCACCTTGACCGAGGGGTCGGCGGAGAGCCGGTTCGCCAGCACGCAGCCCGCCGATCCGGCACCGACGATGATGTAGTCGAAGGTTTGCATGGAGGTCTCGAGGCGGCGCCGGCTATGGCGCCTCTTCCTCGATCCGGGCCAGGCTTTCCTCGCGGGCGAGGCTGCGGTCATAACCGAGGCTGGCGGCGATGAGCTGGCGGGTATAGGGGTGGCGCGGGCGGTTTTCGGAGAGCTGGCCCACCTCCAGCTCCTCGACGATGCGGCCGTGGTTCATGACCGCGAGCCGGTCGCACATATGGGCAACGACGCTGAGATCATGGCTCACCAGGATATAGGTGAGATTCTCGCGCTCGCGGATCTCCGCTAGAAGGTTCAGGATCTCCGCCTGCACCGACACATCGAGCGCCGAGGTGGGCTCGTCCAAGAGCAGGATCTTCGGCTCCAGCACCAAGGCCCGGGCGATGGCGACCCGCTGGCGCTGGCCGCCGGAGAGCTGATGGGGATAGCGGAAGCGGAAGGCGGGGCCGAGGCCGACTTCGCGCAACACCCGGGCGATGCGCTGATCCGCATCGCCGAGGCCGTGGATGGCGATGGGCTCGCCCAAGGCGGTGTTGACGGTGTGCCTGGGATGCAGCGAGCCATAGGGGTCCTGGAAGACCATCTGCACCAGCTTGAAGAAGCTCTTCGGTCGATTGGGCTCGAGCCGCGCTCCGTCGACGCTGATCGCGCCTGACCAGGAGCGATTGAGGCCGGCGAGAGCCCGGAGAATGGTCGACTTGCCGCAGCCGGACTCGCCGACGAGACCGAAGACGGTGCCCTTGGGCACCGCGAAGGAGATGCCGTCGACCGCGGTGATGGCACTCTGTCCCCGGCCGAAGGTGACGGTGAGCCCGTCGACCGCGATTGCCGGCTCGTTCATGGGCGCCCGCTTGTGCCGGTGATCGGCTCGGTCAGCCAGGCCGGGTCGCGCTGGAGGACCGCCAGCCGTCGCCGGCGCTGGCTAAGCCGCGGCAGGGACTCCAGGAGCCCGCGGGTGTAGGGGTGGGTCGCCTGGTACAGCTCCGAGGCCTTGCAGCTTTCGACGATGCGTCCGGCATACATGATGAGCACCCGGTCGCAGAACGAAGCGACCAGGTTCAGATCATGGCTGATGAACATGAGGCCCAAGCCGCGCCGCGCCACCAAATCGTCGAGAATGGCGAGAACCTGCAGGCGCACGGTCACATCCAAGGCCGAGGTCGGCTCGTCGGCGATGAGCAGCGCCGGCTCCGCCATCAGCATCATCGCGATCATGACGCGCTGGCCCATGCCGCCGGAGACCTCATGGGGATAGAGATCGTAGACCCGCTTCGGATTGCGGATGCGGACCGCCTCCAGCATCGAGAGCACGCGCTGGCGCGTCTCCCTTCGGCTGAGCTTGAGCCGTGCCGGCAAGGCCTCGGCGATCTGATCGCCGACGCGCATCACCGGGTCGAGGGAGAATTTCGGATCCTGCATGATCATGGCGATGCGCCGACCGCGGATCTCCAGCATGTCGCGCTCGCTCGCCGCGACGAGATCGGCGCCATCGAAATCGATGCGCCGGGCGCTCACCATGGCGTTGCCGGGGGTGAGCTTCAGGATGGCGCGGCCGGTCATCGACTTGCCCGAGCCGGACTCGCCGACGATCCCGACCTTCTCGCGCCCGACGGTGAAGCCGACGCCGCGGACGGCTTCGACGATCCGATGCGGGGTTTGGAAGCGGACCCAGAGATCGTCCACGGTGAGGAGCGCCGCGGTCACGACCGTCCTGTCCCGGAACTACGTAGAAATAAGATAGCGTTGCAGAGCCGCCATGCGTCCTTCGACAAGCTCAGGATGAGGTGAGTCGTGCGTCGCATCGAGGATGGAACAATGAAAGACCTCATGCTGAGCTTGTCGAAGCACGCATGCCCGTTGTCCAACGCACCGTCCGATAGCGGCATGGAGCTCATTCGCTGCGCGGGTCGAGCACGTCGCGGAGCCCGTCGCCGAAGAGGTTGAAGGCGAGGCTGATCATCAGGATGGCGATGCCCGGCATGGCCGCCAGCCACCAGCTGCCCAGCATGTATTGCCGTCCGGTGGAGAGCAGCGCCCCCCACTCCGGCAGGGGCGGCTGCGCGCCTAAGCCGAGGAAGCCCAGGCCAGCCGCGGTCAGGATGATGCCGGCCATGTTCAAGGTGATGCGCACCACCATCGAGGGAATGCACATGGGCATGATGTGTTTGACGATGATGCGCAAGGACGAGGCGCCCTGGATGCGGGTCGCGTTGATGTAGTCGCTGGAGCGAACGGTGAGGGTCTCGGCGCGGGCAAGGCGCGCGATCGGCGGCCAGACGGTGAGCGCGATGGCGATGACCGCATGGTCGAGGCCGGGGCCGAGGGCGGCGACGAAGGCGAGCGCCAGGATGAGCCCGGGGAAGGAGAGGAAGACGTCGGTCACCCGCATCAGCACCGTGTCGGTCCAGCCGCCGAAATAGCCGGCGACCGTGCCCATGACCAGGCCGATGGGGGCGGCGATCACCGCCACCACGCCGGCGATGTAAAGGGTGATACGCGAGCCCCAGACGACGCGGCTGTAGATGTCGCGGCCGAGCTCATCGGTGCCGAACCAATGGGCACGGCTGGGCGGCATCAGGCGATTGGCGAGATTTTGGGCGTTGCTGCCATAGGTGGCGATCACCGGCGCGAACAGCGCCACCAGCAATAGGAGGAGGATGACGCCGAGGCCGAGCATGGCCAGCGGATTTTGGCGGAGCCTGAGCCAGCCGAAATACAAGCGCTGCAGATTGGCGTGTCTGGCCGAGGTGGTGACCTCGGCGGTGAGCCAGCCGCGCAGCGACTGCGCCCCGGCTTCGTGCGCTGCCGCCGTCATCGCGTCCGCGGATCCAAGATCCGGTAGAGGAGATCGGAGAGGAGGTTGAGGCAAACGAAGGTGATCCCGACGATGAGCACGCAGGCGAGCACCGCATTCATATCGCCGGTCAAGAGGCCGGAGGTGAGATAGCGCCCGAAGCCGGGCCAGGCGAACACCGTTTCGGTCAAAACCGCACCCTCGAGCAGGAAGGCGTAAGCCAGGGCGATGACGGTGATGAGCTGGACCGCAATGTTGCGGAAGGCATGGCGCCACACCACCCGCCATTTGGACAGGCCCTTGACGCGGGCGGCGATGATGTATTCCTGGCCCAGCTGCTCCAGCATGAAGCTGCGGGTCATGCGGCTGATATAGGCCATCTGCGCATAGCCCAGGATCGAGGCCGGCAGCACGATATGGCTGACGGCATTCCAGAACACCTCCCACTCGCCTTCGAGCGCCGAGTCGATGAGGATCGAGCCGGTCCGGGGCTCGACGATGTCGAGAAAGAACACATCCAGCCGCCCCGGCCCGCCGACCCATCCGAGGGCCGCATAGAAGACCACGAGGCCCATGAGCCCCAGCCAGAAGGTGGGCGAGGAGTAGCCGAGCAGGCCGATGAAGCGCGCCACATGATCGATCGGGCTGCCGCGATAGACCGCTGCCAGCACGCCGATGGGCACGCCGATCGACACGCCGAACGTGAGGCCCACGGTGGCGAGCTCGATGGTGGCCGGGAAGACGCGCTTGATGTCGACGGCAACGCGGTTGCCGGTGAACAACGCCTGGCCGAAATTGCCGGTCAGCATGTCGCTGACGAACAGCCAGAACTGCATGTAGAGCGGCTTATCCAGGCCGAGCTGGTGATAGACCATGTCGTAGGTGGAGGCATCGGCCTGGTCGCCGACGATGGAGATGACCGGGTCGATCGGCAGCATGCGCCCGATGAAGAAGGTAAGCGCCAGGAGACCGATCAAGGTCACCGCCACCGAGGAGACGATGCGCCACGCGGGCCTGACCCAGCCCGGGAGAAGCGAGGCCGCTTCTCCCGCTCGCATGGGCTTGGCGAGTCCGGTGCTGGCCACGACGGATCGCTACTTGTCGATGGTCTCGTAGCCGACGCGGAAGGCGTTCTCCTTGAACACCTTCACCTCCTTGCGGAGCGCGATCGGCCGGATGGGCTGGAACATGTAGGCCATCGGGCCGGTCTCCATGAGGCGCATCTGAATGCTGTGATAGATGGCGATGCGCTTCGCCGGGTCCTTCTCGAACATCGCCTTGTCGGTGTCGGCATTGATCGAGAGATCCTGGAAAGCAGCGCGCCAGCTCGGATACATGGCGAGCTTCGCCTCGGCGCTGTTGTCGGGGTTGATGCCGTGGCGTGAGATCATGCTGTTGGCATCGGGATATCCGGTCTGCCAACCGATCTGGGAGATCTCATAGTCGCGGGAGCGGGTGCGTGTGAAGAGCTGCGCGTCCGCCATCTGTTCGAGCTCGAGCGTGATCCCTGCCTTGGCCGCATTGCCCTGGATGTGCTGAGCCAAGGCTGGATTGAAGTTGTTCGCCGAGAGAATCAGTTTCTTCTTGAAGCCTTGCGGATAGCCGGCCTCGGCCAAGATCTGCTTGGCCTTGTCGATGTCGAGCTTGAAGGGCAGGCCCTCTTCCTTGGAGAGCGCGCCGAAGGCGCCGATCGGCACCACGCTTGCCCGCGCGATGCCTTGATATTTCATGACCGTCGATTCCAGTCCCTTGTAATCGACGAGGTAGCGGAAGGCGAGGCGCACCTTGGGGTTGCTCAGGATGGGATCAGTCAGGTTGAAGGAGAGATAAGTGTAGCCGTGGGTGGCGGTGAGCTGCAGGCGGAGATTGGAGCTGTTGTCGACAGCCTCGAGGTCCTGCGCATTCAAGAGACGGGCGGCATCGATGTCGCCTTTCTCGAGCTGGAGCCTTTCCGCACCCGACTCTGGTACATGGCGGACGATGATGCGGCGCATCGCCGGCTTCTTGTCCCACCAATCTTCGTTGCGCTCGAGAATGACCACGTCATTGGCATTCCAGGTGCGCAGGCGGTAGGGGCCGACGCAGGCGCTGTTGGTCTTGAGCCAGGCGTTGCCGAGGTCGTTGTTGACGACGTGCTTCTCGATCTCCTGGCGATCGAGGATAAAGGCCGAGCGCGTCACGAACAGCGACGAAAGAATGAGCTGCGGCGGATAGGGTTTGTCGAGCTTGACCAGCAGCGTGTTGTCGTCCGGCGCGGTGAACTGCTGCGCCGACAGCTCCTTGGTGAAGCCCCATTCGCGCAAGGTCGCGGCATCGCCGAAGTTGAGCGCAAGCACGCGCTGCATCGACCAAGCGGCATCGCCGGCGGTCACTGGATTGCCCGTGGGATGCTTGAGGCCCTTGCGGATCTTGAAGGTGAGGCTGAGCCCGTCCTCCGACATCGACCAGCTTTCAGCCAACCTGGGCACGATCTTGGAGACATCGTCGAAGTCGAAGGCAACCAGCCGGTCGCAGACATTGGTCATGATCTCATTGCCGTTCACCTCGCCGATCTGCGCTGGATCCATGGTGATCAGCGCATCGAGGTTCCAGGCCATGACGAAGGTGTCTTTGGGCGTCTCCGCCATTGCCGGAAGGGCGGTCAGAGCCGCAATGGTTGCGGTGGCGGCGATGCGCTTCAGCATGGATGGTCTCCCCTGTTGCAAGCTCCACGGCGAAAGCCGTGAGCCGGTCGGTTCCGGGTGAAGCCGGCGCAATGGTTGGGCCGGGTCGTTCCCGGCCTCGGCGCGTTCTCGCGCGATTCCCTGTTGGCCGCCATTTTTCGCTGGGCCGGCATGGCGATGCAAGCGAAAGCTCAGCCAGGCCCGCCTCGCCTGCTATGCTTCGCCGAGTGCCGAGAGGAGGGGGTCTTGCCCGATATCGTCAGCGTTTCCGCCGCTTCCTATCATGCCCAGCGCGCCTATCTGCCCGGAGCGGAATGGTCCCGGATCGAGGACCCGAGGCGGCTCGGCTGGTCGCCCGATGGGCTGGAAGCGGCCAAGGGCTATGCCGCAACCGTGCCCACGGCTTCGGTCATGATCGTCCAGAGCGGCCTGGTGGTGGATGAATGGGGCCCGACCGAGCAGCGCTATATGTGCCACTCCATCCGTAAGAGCTTGCTGTCGGCGCTCTACGGCATCTTCGTCGAGCGCGGCGCCATCGAGCTTGGGAGATCGCTGGCCGATCTCGGCATCGACGACAAGGAAGGACTGAGCGAGCGCGAGAAGCTGGCAACGGTGTACAACCTCCTGCTGGCGCGCTCCGGCGTCTATCACCCGACCGGTTTCGAGAGCCCGGGCATGATCGCCACCCGCGAGGCCCGCCACAGCCACGGCCCCGGCACCTTCTGGTGCTACAACAACTGGGACTTCAACGCGCTCGGCACCATCTTCGAAGAGCGCGCCGGGACCAGCATCTTCGCCGCCTTCCGCGATGAGATCGCGGTTCCTCTCGGCATGCAGGATTTCCGCTACGACGATGGGCGGAAGGACGGCGAGTATGTCGCGCTGGAGGCGAGCCGTCACCCTGCCTATCCCTTTCGTCTCTCCGCCCGCGATCTCGCGCGCTTCGGCCTCCTCTATCTGCGCCTCGGTCGCTGGGGCGATCGCCAGATCGTGCCGGAGGATTGGGTCCGCAATAGCGTGCTGCCCTATTCCGATGCAGGCGATCACGGCGCCTATGGCTTCATGTGGTGGGTCACCCGCCAGGGCATCCACTATCCCGGCGTGATCCTGCCCGAGGGCAGCTACTCCGCCCGCGGCGTCGGCGGCCATGTGGTCCTGGTGATCCCGAGCCGCGAGCTCGTGATCGTGCATCGGGTCGACACCGATATTAAAGAG
Above is a genomic segment from Pseudomonadota bacterium containing:
- the betA gene encoding choline dehydrogenase, which encodes MQTFDYIIVGAGSAGCVLANRLSADPSVKVLLLEAGPRDWTWKIHMPAALTYNLADDRYNWFYETEPQPHMDGRRLYWPRGRVLGGSSSLNAMVYVRGHADDYDRWAAGGLSGWSYAELLPYFRRAETRALGADAYRGGDGPLNVSTGSSRNPLFDAFIHAGLEAGYPLTADMNGYQQEGFGRMDMTIHRGRRWSAAQAYLRPALKRRNLLVEVKALATRILFEGGRAIGIEYAKDGSTRRARAEREVILAGGAINTPQLLMLSGIGRADHLGAHDIAVIADVPGVGANLQDHLELYVQVASTQPITLYSATKTLAMLRIGLEWFLFQTGLGASAHLEAGAFIRSRPGVRQPDLQLHFLPSMVIDHGRQPAHRHAYQAHIGPMRATSVGNLTLASSDPLKHPVLQPNYLATEQDREEMRDAVKLTREIFQQKAFDPFRGEELQPGPSVKTDAEIDAFVRARSESAYHPCGTCKMGTDEMAVVDAETRVRGVERLRVVDASIMPSIVSGNLNAPTIMMAERASDMILGKAPLSPANAPVHRAPNWETRQR
- a CDS encoding ABC transporter ATP-binding protein; translated protein: MTAALLTVDDLWVRFQTPHRIVEAVRGVGFTVGREKVGIVGESGSGKSMTGRAILKLTPGNAMVSARRIDFDGADLVAASERDMLEIRGRRIAMIMQDPKFSLDPVMRVGDQIAEALPARLKLSRRETRQRVLSMLEAVRIRNPKRVYDLYPHEVSGGMGQRVMIAMMLMAEPALLIADEPTSALDVTVRLQVLAILDDLVARRGLGLMFISHDLNLVASFCDRVLIMYAGRIVESCKASELYQATHPYTRGLLESLPRLSQRRRRLAVLQRDPAWLTEPITGTSGRP
- a CDS encoding serine hydrolase; protein product: MQAKAQPGPPRLLCFAECREEGVLPDIVSVSAASYHAQRAYLPGAEWSRIEDPRRLGWSPDGLEAAKGYAATVPTASVMIVQSGLVVDEWGPTEQRYMCHSIRKSLLSALYGIFVERGAIELGRSLADLGIDDKEGLSEREKLATVYNLLLARSGVYHPTGFESPGMIATREARHSHGPGTFWCYNNWDFNALGTIFEERAGTSIFAAFRDEIAVPLGMQDFRYDDGRKDGEYVALEASRHPAYPFRLSARDLARFGLLYLRLGRWGDRQIVPEDWVRNSVLPYSDAGDHGAYGFMWWVTRQGIHYPGVILPEGSYSARGVGGHVVLVIPSRELVIVHRVDTDIKETEVNAHQLGRLFGLILAAAP
- a CDS encoding ABC transporter permease is translated as MTAAAHEAGAQSLRGWLTAEVTTSARHANLQRLYFGWLRLRQNPLAMLGLGVILLLLLVALFAPVIATYGSNAQNLANRLMPPSRAHWFGTDELGRDIYSRVVWGSRITLYIAGVVAVIAAPIGLVMGTVAGYFGGWTDTVLMRVTDVFLSFPGLILALAFVAALGPGLDHAVIAIALTVWPPIARLARAETLTVRSSDYINATRIQGASSLRIIVKHIMPMCIPSMVVRITLNMAGIILTAAGLGFLGLGAQPPLPEWGALLSTGRQYMLGSWWLAAMPGIAILMISLAFNLFGDGLRDVLDPRSE
- a CDS encoding ABC transporter substrate-binding protein, whose translation is MLKRIAATATIAALTALPAMAETPKDTFVMAWNLDALITMDPAQIGEVNGNEIMTNVCDRLVAFDFDDVSKIVPRLAESWSMSEDGLSLTFKIRKGLKHPTGNPVTAGDAAWSMQRVLALNFGDAATLREWGFTKELSAQQFTAPDDNTLLVKLDKPYPPQLILSSLFVTRSAFILDRQEIEKHVVNNDLGNAWLKTNSACVGPYRLRTWNANDVVILERNEDWWDKKPAMRRIIVRHVPESGAERLQLEKGDIDAARLLNAQDLEAVDNSSNLRLQLTATHGYTYLSFNLTDPILSNPKVRLAFRYLVDYKGLESTVMKYQGIARASVVPIGAFGALSKEEGLPFKLDIDKAKQILAEAGYPQGFKKKLILSANNFNPALAQHIQGNAAKAGITLELEQMADAQLFTRTRSRDYEISQIGWQTGYPDANSMISRHGINPDNSAEAKLAMYPSWRAAFQDLSINADTDKAMFEKDPAKRIAIYHSIQMRLMETGPMAYMFQPIRPIALRKEVKVFKENAFRVGYETIDK
- a CDS encoding ABC transporter permease, translated to MRAGEAASLLPGWVRPAWRIVSSVAVTLIGLLALTFFIGRMLPIDPVISIVGDQADASTYDMVYHQLGLDKPLYMQFWLFVSDMLTGNFGQALFTGNRVAVDIKRVFPATIELATVGLTFGVSIGVPIGVLAAVYRGSPIDHVARFIGLLGYSSPTFWLGLMGLVVFYAALGWVGGPGRLDVFFLDIVEPRTGSILIDSALEGEWEVFWNAVSHIVLPASILGYAQMAYISRMTRSFMLEQLGQEYIIAARVKGLSKWRVVWRHAFRNIAVQLITVIALAYAFLLEGAVLTETVFAWPGFGRYLTSGLLTGDMNAVLACVLIVGITFVCLNLLSDLLYRILDPRTR
- a CDS encoding ABC transporter ATP-binding protein, which encodes MNEPAIAVDGLTVTFGRGQSAITAVDGISFAVPKGTVFGLVGESGCGKSTILRALAGLNRSWSGAISVDGARLEPNRPKSFFKLVQMVFQDPYGSLHPRHTVNTALGEPIAIHGLGDADQRIARVLREVGLGPAFRFRYPHQLSGGQRQRVAIARALVLEPKILLLDEPTSALDVSVQAEILNLLAEIRERENLTYILVSHDLSVVAHMCDRLAVMNHGRIVEELEVGQLSENRPRHPYTRQLIAASLGYDRSLAREESLARIEEEAP